The Tripterygium wilfordii isolate XIE 37 chromosome 21, ASM1340144v1, whole genome shotgun sequence genome segment ACTTGTGAGCCTCCAGCGGCGACGATATAGTCAACCTAGCCGCTGTATCTCTATTGAGAACGTAGACGAGCTTCTGCTTCTCACAAGCTCCTATCATTACGGCTCTACCTTTAGGATCAATGGCGAGGTACTGACCTGGGACGATGCGGCGGCAGCCAGACTTGCCGTATGTCTCCTGGTGAATTTTGTCAAATACGTTTTTCTCCTTGTTGTAATCAAGGATGACGATGCGGCCAGAGTCAGAGCCAACTACGATATAGTCCTTCTGTGCGCCGGTGAGGCGGAACTGCGCCAGTGAACGGATGGCACCGAAGATCTCGACGGAGAGTATGGTCTGGAGCTTTCCGTTCTCATCAGGACGGACCAGGTCCAGGACCTTTCCGCGAGCCACAACGATTTCCTGGACCTTACCACCGGAGAAGTTCCCATAGATGGCGGCGAGGATGCCGGTCGGGCGTTGGAGTGTGAGGTTGTATAGATACATTGAAAAGCAAGAGAAGCGAAACCTCAAGCTTCAAGAGAGAGATTGTTATCGAGAAAGACAAATAGAGCGGGATTTTTCAGTTTTAGGGTTATAAGAAACAGTCCTGAGTGGAAATCGATCTTGGCGATAGGGGAGGTTTCGGTTAGGGTTTTGGATTAGACGGATCGGAGATGCAGGATAATAAACACCGCCATTCGATGTTTTGGCGAGCTCTGTCGCGTATGGACCTATTCTAGCCCAATCATTGGAACAAACATGGACGCAGTTGGCCCATGTACCAAGTTTAAGATCCTGTTGAGCCCATGGGCCTTATGTAAGCAAGAGCAATGTCCTTAACCCGTTAACCGTATCTGCCTTCTTTACTTGGTGATCGATCCTGGTGGAGTTGCGGGAGATCTTGGGTTAAAACTTGAACTTCCGCAAAACCTGTACTAAGCTTAACATTCTACAAATAATAGTTTTCAACAGAAGCGTTGCCAGAACATGTACTTGCTCCAATAGTGTTTGAATATAGTCCTCTGTGACGAGGTTAGAGCCCATTGACCATTATATCAGACAACCACTCCATCTAATCAACTCCACTACTTTAAAAATTGGAATGTTGAACCTCTCCTCAATGCCCTCcaacctatatatacatacccaCACCACACTCCTTTCTccaacacaaaaacacattCATTTAGAGTGTTTTTTCACAACTCAAAAATGGCCAAGCCTTTTAACCTCAACAGAGCCACAATTTGCCTTTTATTGCTTTCAATCGCCCTTGGACTTGCCAGCTCAGCAAGAATCCTCGATCACTTGGAACCACAACCCCAACCATTGCCCACTCCCACAGCAACTACTTTGCCTAGTAGCCAGATCCCTGCTGTGGCCCCCACGGCCACGGATGATGAGGACAATGTAGACCCACCAATCCCTGAACCAGATGCTCCAGCCACCGTGGCAGCACCGGTAGATGACGTGGCAACACCAGTGGTCCCTCCTGTCACAACTGCTGGAGTAGCAGGAGCCATCACTAGTGCTACAACAAATTCTGGCCCAGATGACGTGGCAGCTCCGGTAGCCCCTCCTGTTCCGGTGACAGCCCCTGCTACAGGTGCGGGAACCACCACCACTGGTGCCACATCAGCGAATCCTGGCCCACACGAGCCTCACTTGACCTTCTTCATGCATGACATCCTAGGAGGGAGCCACCCTTCAGCCAGAGTAGTCACCGGGATCATCGCCAGTTCTGAAATCAACGGCATCCCTTTCTCCAAACCCAACAGCAACCTCTTCCCCCTCACAGGTGGGACCCCCCTTCTCAACTCCGACAGCCTCAACAGCCTCATCAACCCCAACAACCTCCCGCAGGTCGCCGGCCTAAACGGTGCGTCGCAGGGCAGCACGGTAATCCAAACCACTGGCAGCAGAGACAACGTCGTCAACAGT includes the following:
- the LOC119987888 gene encoding dirigent protein 9-like, encoding MAKPFNLNRATICLLLLSIALGLASSARILDHLEPQPQPLPTPTATTLPSSQIPAVAPTATDDEDNVDPPIPEPDAPATVAAPVDDVATPVVPPVTTAGVAGAITSATTNSGPDDVAAPVAPPVPVTAPATGAGTTTTGATSANPGPHEPHLTFFMHDILGGSHPSARVVTGIIASSEINGIPFSKPNSNLFPLTGGTPLLNSDSLNSLINPNNLPQVAGLNGASQGSTVIQTTGSRDNVVNSNNQPFVTAGNLPAGSTLQTLMFGSITVIDDQLTEGHELGSAVIGKAQGFYLASSLDGTSQTIALSALFHGDHDHDLEDAISFFGVHRTASLGSQMAIVGGTGKYENAKGYATVATLHHEDQHTTDGVDTILEFTVYLTE